In the Clostridium gelidum genome, AGTTAAAAGTAAGAAGTGAAGAAGATGAAGATGGAGTTAAGACTTTTGTAAACTACTCTGGAATACAACAGAAGGATACTTTTAAAGTAAAGGTTTTAAATGAGCTAATTGGGGATGGTTTCTGTCTAGGAATTTTAGATTCTAAATTATTATCTTTCAAAACCCAAGAAAAATTACCAATTTCAATTGCAGGAATAATAGAGCACTTTAATTTTACTTAAGATTCTAACAGTTGATCGCCTTAAAGGATAACACTTGACCATATCATAAACTTCGCCATCAACAGGGGGAGTCCTGCAACAACGATTAGTTCTTGAAAATCTATAATCTGAAATATCTTCCTCAGTTTTAGAATTGGAAGATATTTTTTTGTGGTTTAAATTTGAAGTAGCTTCGTTGTTAGAATTAGATCTTTACTGTATGATAAAAAAACTACAATAGAATAAAATCAGAATGAAACGGAAATTATTTAAGGAATAAATATAAATTCGCCAATGAATAAAGTTTTTCTTGGTGAGAAAAAGGTCATATTGAGGTCATAAATGGATAGTATACTAACGTTAAATAATAAATTTATTTTTTAAATGATAAGGAGGAATTTTTATGTTAGTGTATGCAATAATAGCTATTACTTCAGCATTAATTTTTTATTCAATTGGGGTATGGAGTGAAAAAATACAAGGGCAACTTAAAAAATGGCATTTAGCTATATTTTGGTTTGGTTTAATTTTTGATACAATTGGCACAACTTTAATGGGTAAAATAGCAGGAAATGGATTTGAACTTAACTTTCATGGAGTAACAGGAGGATTAGCAATTTTATTAATGGCCTTCCATGCAGTGTGGGCAACAGTTGTAATAGTAAAGAATAATGAAGAGGCAAAAGCTAATTTTCATAAATTCAGTATATTAGTTTGGATTATTTGGTTAATACCTTATTTATCTGGTGCAATTTTTGGTGTAAGAATGTAAAATAGAATTAAATATAAAATAAAGAAAGCAGTGATACAGATGTTTTCAGTATTGGTGGTTGAAGATGATAAAACTATTAACAAAATGATGTGTGCAAAGTTGAAGCAGGAGAATTTTAAAACTTTTCAATCTTTTGATGGCGAAGAAGCTCTTGAGATAATGGACGGAGAACATATAGATTTAATTATATGCGATATTATGATGCCTAACATGGATGGCTATGAGCTCACAAGAGAACTTAGAAGTGTGCATAATACAATTCCTATTCTTATGGTAACAGCTAAAAGTCAATTGGAAGATATGGAAAAAGGGTTTAAGGCTGGAACTGATGATTATATGATTAAACCAATTAATATGAAGGAAATGATTCTTAGAGTAAATGCCCTGCTTCGCCGTGCACAGATTGCAAATGAAAAGAAATTAGTCATAGGAGATACTATCCTTGATTATGATGCTTTGAATATAAAAATAGGAAATGATGTTTTTGATATTCCACCAAAGGAATTTTATCTGCTTTTTAAACTTCTAAGTAATCCAAATAAAATATTCACCAGACTTGAATTGATGGATGAAATATGGGGAATGGATTCTGAAGTTGATGAGAGAACTATAGATTCTCATATAAAAAAGCTAAGAAGAAAATTTGAGAATTATTCTACTTTTAAGATTATTACCATAAGAGGTTTAGGCTATAAAGCAACTTATTAGAAACAGAGATATAGAGCTGATTTAAAAGCAGGAAAGGTAGAGTTAATATGGGAAAAAAGAAAATTAAGAATAGAAAATTTAGAACTTCTCTTAGAATTTATTTTTCAGGAGTTTTTATCGCTACCTTATGTACTGCATGTGTAATTTCCTATAGCATTGTTTTAGCTGGAATGAAGTTGTTTTATAATGGAGAAATTACAATGGTTGTGGTCCTTATTATATCTTTACTTGTATGTCTTCTTACAATGATCTTTGGAGGAGTTATGTTTTGGTTTGGTTCTTTGCATCTTACAAAACCTCTTTCACAAATTAGTGATGCAGCAAAAAAGGTGGCTGATGGAGATTTTGGAATTAATATTGAAAGAAATGAAAAAAGACGTGGAGAATATGAATTTACCAACGAAATTGATGAACTTGCTATAAATTTCAATAAAATGGCTAAGGAACTTAAGGGAATGGAGTATATAAGAAAGGATTTTATAAGTAATGTATCTCATGAATTGCAGACTCCAGTTGCTGCAATAACTGGATTTACAGAAATATTACTGGAGGAGGGGCTTTCAAGAGAAGAACAGCAGGAATATCTTTTGCTAGTCAATAAAGAATCAATAAGGTTATCTCATTTATGTGAAAATATGCTTAGAATGTCAAGACTTGATAATCAGCAGATAGTTGTAAAAAAGGATAAAGTACGTGTAGATGAACAGATTCGTAAGTGCATAATCATGTTATCTGAAAAGTGGTCAGATAAAACAAGAGAATATGAACTGGAGTTTCAGGAGCTTATTATTCAAAATGATTCAGACCTTCTAATGCAGATATGGTCTAATCTTATTGACAATGCAATTAAATATTCACCAGAAAATAGTACTATTGGGATTATCGGAAAAGTGGATGAACAATTTTTAACTATAACTATTAAAAATGAAGGAAAAGGAATCAGCATAGGCAAGCAACAAAAGATTTTTGATAAATTCTATCAGTGTGAGGAATCTCATAAAAAGCAAGGAAGTGGACTTGGTCTTTCTATTGTGAAAAGGATAGTTGAGCTTCTTGGAGGCACTATAAACTGTAGGAGTGAAGTTCTAGAAGGAACTATTATGGAGGTTAAGATACCTTTATAAAAAATAAATAATATAAATCTAATTTAAATAGAAAAGGAATTAGTTGAAGAGGCAAAACAAAGTCAATACTTCAAGGAAGAAAGTGCATTATTTTTAGAACTGCAACAAAACATAGATACATTAAATGAAATACAAAAGAAAACTAAAGAAAAAATAAAAGACAAAACTTTGCAAACTAGGACAGGAATATTTTAACAAGGAATCCTATAATACATAGTGAAAGTGGAAGTGATAGATGAGTTTTGGAAAGTCGTTACAATGTGCAATTGATTATATGGAGAGACATCTCCTTGAAAAAATTAATTACGAGAATGTAGCAAAAGAAGTGAATATGTCGTGTTATAACTTTCATAGAATATTTAGCTTAATGGCTGGAATGACAGCTAATGAGTACATTCGTAACAGAAGATTGTCACTAGCAGGACAAGAATTACAGCTAACTGACAGTAAAATTATAGATGTTGCATTTAAGTATGGTTATGAAACTCCTGAAAGTTTTGCAAAGGCTTTTTCGAGATTTCACGGTGTATCACCAAAGTTAGCTAGAAGAAAAGGAACTCAACTCTGTCTTTTTAACCCTTTAGTTATTAAAATTATATTGGAAGGCGGAAACACTATGAATTATAGGATTGAAGAAACTAACAAACAAAGATTTATTGCAAAGGCACGATCATTTAATAATGAAATTATTAATGAGGCAGGTAACCATGATATTCCTGATTTTTGGGGTGAATGTCATAAAAAACATTTCATAGATGAAATCAGAAATATGAGACGAGATGGCAAAAAAGATTTATACGGTCTATGCAGCCCTACTAAAGAAAATGAAACAACTTTTGATTATGGAATTGGAGTAATTATTGATGAAGATACTGACATAGATAATGAAGAAGCAATGTTGAAAAAAGATTACCGTATATGGGAAATTGATTCAGCAACATACGTAGTTTTTAAATGTTACGGTAATAATGGTGATTGTATCAGTGAAATGTGGAGTAGATTTTTTAAAGAATTTTTACCACAGTCTGATTATGAACAAACAGAAGACACTGATTATGAAATTTATCCTGATAATGGCGAGCCAGGCTTATTTTGTGAATTGTGGATTCCTGTAAAGAGAGTATCATAATATGATGCGAACAAACATTCTATTTATAGAAGTTGTAGCTATAAAGATATGATTATGGCAAATATTAAAATAGATGTAGAAATTATAGATTAAAAAAATATATAATATAGGTACAAAGAAAAGCAGAAAATGGGATAAGAGAGAAGCTTGGAGGCGTAAGAAAATGAAGAATTTAGGTACTAAAACTATTGAAACTGAAAGATTAATATTAAGGAAATTCACAACTGATGATGCAATGGACATGTATGAAAATTGGGCAAGCGATGATATGGTAACAAAATTTTTAACATGGCCAACACATAAGGATGTTGAAGCATCGAAATCTGTAATTAATCTTTGGATAAAGGAATCAGAGTCAGAAAATAACTATCAATGGGGTATTGAATTAAAAGATACTAAAGAAGTCATTGGAAGTATTGGTGTAGTAAACATTGATTTAGATATAGAAGCTGTTGAAATAGGATATTGTATTGGCAAAAATTATTGGAAGCAAGGAATTATGTCAGAATCATTTAAAGCTTTAATAGATTTCTTTTTTCAAGAAGTTCAAGTGAATAGAATTGAAGCTAAGCATGATACTAATAATCCAGGCTCGGGAAAAGTAATGAGTAAATGTGGAATGAAGTTTGAAGGCATAAAACGTAAAGGTGGTATAAATAATACAGGAATATGTGATATGGCATATTACGCCACACTTAAAAGTGATTGGAACTAAATGTAGGAGGAGTACCTTATGCTTGTTGAATATGGAATTATTAAAGAGGGAAATGAAGATTAAGTAATTGTACTCACAAATTAAGAGAAGCAGCACTTATTCGTGAGATAAAAGAGGAATTAGAGCTAAACATTGAATTAGCCAGATTTTAAATGTTGGAGGGAACAATGAGGAAGGAACTTAAGCCACTAATTTATAATGAATATAAAGATGTATTTGATGTAATTAAAAATTTATTAAAAGATAATGAAAAGTTAGTAATAGCCATTGATGGAAGATGTGGTGGAGGTAAGAGTACTTTGGTGTCACTGCTTAAAGAGCAGTTTGATTGTAACATTTTTCATATGGATGATTTTTTCCTGCCTTTTGAGATGAAAACTGCAGAAAGGTTAAGAAAGGCTGGCGAGAATGTTCACTATGAAAGGTTTGAGGAGGAAATATTACAGCCTCTGCAAAACGATACGTCTGTTACATATAGGCAATATCTGTGTAATATAGGGGAGTTTAGTCAGCATATCAAAGTTGAACCAAAGAACTTAACTATAGTTGAAGGAAGTTATAGTCTTCATCCTAAATTAAGAAATTATTATAATTATAAAATTTTTATAACTGTTGATTCAAAGGTACAATACGAGCGAATCCTAAAACGTAACGGCAAAGAAAAACTGCAGGATTTTCTAAATAAATGGATTCCTATGGAAGAGCATTATTTTGCAGAATTAGATATTAGGAATAAATGTGATTTAATACTTGACACTACAATGATGACAATATAAAGTGGGGATACTTTTTTAAAGGGCAAACAGCTTAATACTTTTAGAAGAAAATGTACAGGCAGCTATAGAATATTATGAAAAGGCAGTGGAACTTTTAAATCCAGAAGAAGCTTATCCTATTAGAGGTTATTTTGAAGCAGTGAAAGGAAATCAAAAAGAAGCTTTAAGGTATATAGAAACTTATATTAATAAAGAAAAAAGGAGAAAAGTGATTTTTAGTTTAAAAAAATCGACTCTTGTTTATGACAAATTTACTTATGATATAGAAAATAATTATTTTCTTGGAATGACCTATCTAAAATTAAATGAACCACAATTGGCAAAAGAATATTTTAGTAAGGCAAGTAAGAGTCAGTATGAAAATTATTTTTCAAAGAAGGCAGGAGAGCATTTAGAAGGACTGGAGAATGAGAATAAAATTACCACAATTTAAGGATGGGATTGTACTTAAGCATGTTAAGTAATTAATGAATAAGAAATTTCCATTTATAGTAAGCATCGCCTACTGTAGTTAAATGCTACAATAGGCGGTGCTTGTATTAATTGTCAGCTTTTGAGTCAGATTGATGCATACCCTTAGTCTTAGCTTCTTTTAAGGTGATTTCATATATATTTTTACTTTTCTTTAAAGTTGAATCACTTTTAATTAAATGATAAACGTTACTTTAGGAAAGCAACGTATTGTCCTCACTTAACTGTCGGCAGATTACATCAACAGATTGAATTTGATAAAGCACTTGATGAATTAGGTTGTAATGGCAAAAGTTTTGAAGCTGTAATTGATAAAATATATATAGAAAATATTGATATTACTGAACATTCTACGATTGAATTTTCATTTGATTTAGAATAAATTTTCCTCCAGGAGGCTATGTTAAATTATAAATCTTTACCATGAATATGCGGCTCGTTTTAGGAATGCTATTATTTGGGAAAATTATATTGCTATAGGATTTGCTCAGTCATTCTATTTAATAGATATTGACAATCAAAATGACATAAAAACTAGCATAAGTGGCTATTTTGGTTATTTATATCCTTATGAAAAATTTTTGTTCGTTGCAACTGAATCTAATATATTATGTTTTAACAAGTATGGATCTCAGTTGTGGACAGCTGAGATATTAGGAATAGATGGGGTATTAGTCAATAATTTTGATGGTGAACGTATTTATGGGGCAGGAGAATATGATCCACCAGGAGGATGGGTAGATTTTGTAATTAATTCTAGAACAGGTAAAAGAGTTTTGAATTGTTTTCTAGCGAGGGAATTATGAAAAACCATATAGAAAATTTATTGATTTAAAAAGTAATATATAATACTTAAGGGGAAAAAATGATTAATACTACAACAGGATCTCATTGGGTAGCTACTGATGTAAGATTTGAACTTGTTTATTAAAATTTAACTAGAAAAATATAAAATGAGGCATAAATTATGCATCATTTTATTGCACTCATATAACTTAGCATT is a window encoding:
- a CDS encoding HsmA family protein, yielding MLVYAIIAITSALIFYSIGVWSEKIQGQLKKWHLAIFWFGLIFDTIGTTLMGKIAGNGFELNFHGVTGGLAILLMAFHAVWATVVIVKNNEEAKANFHKFSILVWIIWLIPYLSGAIFGVRM
- a CDS encoding response regulator transcription factor — encoded protein: MFSVLVVEDDKTINKMMCAKLKQENFKTFQSFDGEEALEIMDGEHIDLIICDIMMPNMDGYELTRELRSVHNTIPILMVTAKSQLEDMEKGFKAGTDDYMIKPINMKEMILRVNALLRRAQIANEKKLVIGDTILDYDALNIKIGNDVFDIPPKEFYLLFKLLSNPNKIFTRLELMDEIWGMDSEVDERTIDSHIKKLRRKFENYSTFKIITIRGLGYKATY
- a CDS encoding HAMP domain-containing sensor histidine kinase — encoded protein: MGKKKIKNRKFRTSLRIYFSGVFIATLCTACVISYSIVLAGMKLFYNGEITMVVVLIISLLVCLLTMIFGGVMFWFGSLHLTKPLSQISDAAKKVADGDFGINIERNEKRRGEYEFTNEIDELAINFNKMAKELKGMEYIRKDFISNVSHELQTPVAAITGFTEILLEEGLSREEQQEYLLLVNKESIRLSHLCENMLRMSRLDNQQIVVKKDKVRVDEQIRKCIIMLSEKWSDKTREYELEFQELIIQNDSDLLMQIWSNLIDNAIKYSPENSTIGIIGKVDEQFLTITIKNEGKGISIGKQQKIFDKFYQCEESHKKQGSGLGLSIVKRIVELLGGTINCRSEVLEGTIMEVKIPL
- a CDS encoding AraC family transcriptional regulator; this translates as MSFGKSLQCAIDYMERHLLEKINYENVAKEVNMSCYNFHRIFSLMAGMTANEYIRNRRLSLAGQELQLTDSKIIDVAFKYGYETPESFAKAFSRFHGVSPKLARRKGTQLCLFNPLVIKIILEGGNTMNYRIEETNKQRFIAKARSFNNEIINEAGNHDIPDFWGECHKKHFIDEIRNMRRDGKKDLYGLCSPTKENETTFDYGIGVIIDEDTDIDNEEAMLKKDYRIWEIDSATYVVFKCYGNNGDCISEMWSRFFKEFLPQSDYEQTEDTDYEIYPDNGEPGLFCELWIPVKRVS
- a CDS encoding GNAT family N-acetyltransferase → MKNLGTKTIETERLILRKFTTDDAMDMYENWASDDMVTKFLTWPTHKDVEASKSVINLWIKESESENNYQWGIELKDTKEVIGSIGVVNIDLDIEAVEIGYCIGKNYWKQGIMSESFKALIDFFFQEVQVNRIEAKHDTNNPGSGKVMSKCGMKFEGIKRKGGINNTGICDMAYYATLKSDWN
- a CDS encoding uridine kinase family protein — its product is MRKELKPLIYNEYKDVFDVIKNLLKDNEKLVIAIDGRCGGGKSTLVSLLKEQFDCNIFHMDDFFLPFEMKTAERLRKAGENVHYERFEEEILQPLQNDTSVTYRQYLCNIGEFSQHIKVEPKNLTIVEGSYSLHPKLRNYYNYKIFITVDSKVQYERILKRNGKEKLQDFLNKWIPMEEHYFAELDIRNKCDLILDTTMMTI